A DNA window from Phragmites australis chromosome 11, lpPhrAust1.1, whole genome shotgun sequence contains the following coding sequences:
- the LOC133884245 gene encoding L-type lectin-domain containing receptor kinase IX.1-like, with translation MPAASSRQFLFLSFSLFYLLIHAPRATSLSFSFNFSSSGDPCDAELRCERDAHMGPGMLELTKNEIRGDPFSVGRASYARPVPLWDNTTGELASFTSNFTFQIKPKDETFYHRCNGSGDGMAFFLAHYPSMIPPNSYGWNLALFNDSNSLNATGDDRVVAVEFDTFYNSQWDHSQNHVGIDVNSINSKAYKNVTKGLVSEDAIMTGMISYNNLTGILAVYLQIDDSEPYNITLPVDMKGNLPEQVAVGFSAATGDCIELHQVLSWSFNSTLESKATTGGRRRLVPVLVPAAVAFLVLLCTAVGCLVRRRRIWKKLNGMTDGDSDGEREHAEFERGVGPRRYGYRELAAATSNFAEEEKLGRGGFGNVYRGSLGDQDCLVAVKMFSAESSVQGRKAFEAEVKIISRLRHRNLVQLLGWCDSRRGLLLVYELVPEGSLDRHLYGSLLSWSQRYNIILGLGSALRYLHTEWDQCVLHGDIKPSNILLGPSHSTKLGDFGLARLVDHGAGSRTTQVVMGTAGYIDPEFIRSRRPSTESDVYSFGVVLLEIITGRRPEMEHPDRVIPLLKWIWDLYDRNTLLEAVDERLAEGKLDDAGCSCEWQLRRVLVVGLWCAHPDPGVRPSIVQAMNVLQSEDVTLPVLSRQVYNRTTSDFSHGSRGYDSPAAENICRDDESWALSGGR, from the exons ATGCCGGCAGCGAGCTCACGCCAGTTTCTGTTCTTGTCCTTCAGTCTCTTTTATCTGCTGATCCATGCACCTCGTGCCACCTCGCTCTCCTTTAGTTTCAACTTCTCCAGCTCCGGTGACCCATGCGACGCCGAGCTTAGGTGCGAACGCGACGCGCATATGGGCCCCGGCATGCTCGAGCTAACAAAGAACGAGATCAGAGGTGACCCCTTCAGCGTCGGCCGTGCATCATACGCGCGTCCGGTGCCACTCTGGGACAACACCACCGGCGAGCTAGCCAGCTTCACCTCCAACTTCACTTTCCAAATCAAGCCCAAAGACGAGACCTTCTACCACAGATGTAACGGCAGCGGCGACGGAATGGCTTTCTTCCTCGCGCACTACCCATCGATGATTCCTCCAAACAGCTATGGTTGGAACCTCGCCCTCTTCAACGACAGTAACAGCCTCAACGCCACCGGCGACGATAGGGTCGTCGCGGTGGAGTTTGATACGTTCTACAATTCCCAGTGGGACCATAGCCAAAACCATGTGGGTATTGACGTCAACTCAATCAACTCCAAGGCCTACAAGAACGTGACCAAGGGCCTGGTCTCTGAAGACGCCATTATGACTGGCATGATCAGCTACAACAACCTCACAGGTATCCTAGCAGTTTATCTCCAGATCGATGACAGCGAACCATATAATATCACCTTGCCGGTGGACATGAAGGGGAACTTGCCCGAGCAAGTGGCGGTCGGCTTCTCTGCGGCCACTGGCGACTGCATCGAGCTGCACCAGGTGCTGTCCTGGTCGTTCAACTCCACTCTAGAATCCAAGGCTACCACCGGAGGGCGACGCCGGCTAGTACCTGTGCTTGTGCCCGCGGCTgtagcttttcttgtgttgcTATGCACTGCCGTCGGCTGCCTTGTGCGCCGGCGACGCATATGGAAGAAGCTGAACGGAATGACTGACGGCGATTCTGATGGAGAACGTGAGCACGCTGAATTCGAGAGAGGGGTGGGTCCTAGAAGGTATGGCTACCGCGAGCTCGCCGCTGCCACGAGTAACTTcgcggaggaggagaagctcGGCCGTGGGGGCTTTGGCAACGTGTACCGGGGCAGCCTCGGCGATCAGGACTGCCTGGTGGCCGTAAAGATGTTCTCTGCTGAGTCGTCGGTGCAGGGGAGGAAGGCGTTCGAGGCCGAGGTGAAGATCATAAGCCGGCTGCGGCATCGGAACCTTGTGCAGTTGTTAGGCTGGTGTGACAGCCGCAGGGGTCTCTTGCTCGTCTACGAGCTTGTGCCGGAAGGCAGCCTTGACAGACACCTCTACGGCAGCTTGCTCAGTTGGTCACAGAG ATACAATATTATCCTTGGCCTGGGCTCTGCACTGCGCTATCTGCACACGGAGTGGGATCAGTGCGTCCTGCACGGCGACATCAAGCCCAGCAACATACTACTCGGCCCATCACACAGCACCAAGCTAGGGGATTTCGGGCTGGCGAGGCTCGTTGACCACGGAGCCGGGTCGCGGACGACGCAGGTCGTGATGGGCACGGCGGGGTACATAGACCCGGAGTTCATCCGCTCCCGACGGCCGAGCACCGAGTccgacgtgtacagcttcggcgtCGTGCTCCTGGAGATCATCACCGGACGGCGGCCGGAGATGGAGCACCCGGACAGGGTCATCCCGCTGCTGAAGTGGATCTGGGACCTGTACGACAGAAACACGCTTCTGGAAGCGGTGGACGAGAGGCTGGCTGAAGGCAAGCTCGATGACGCCGGCTGCAGCTGCGAGTGGCAGCTGCGGCGTGTGCTCGTTGTCGGGCTGTGGTGCGCGCACCCGGACCCGGGTGTGCGGCCGTCCATTGTGCAGGCCATGAACGTCCTGCAGTCCGAGGACGTGACGCTGCCGGTTCTGTCGCGGCAGGTCTATAACAGGACTACGTCCGACTTTTCGCATGGATCGCGCGGCTACGATTCGCCAGCGGCGGAAAATATTTGCAGGGACGACGAGTCGTGGGCGCTTAGCGGGGGCAGATGA